From one Pseudomonadota bacterium genomic stretch:
- a CDS encoding DNA-binding protein, with protein sequence MKKLFVIITVLSIVTLGLTAESFAQKGAMKWQGSGGWGPGTPYNRMYDPTKVETLSGTVEAITQVLPMKGMRSAVALTLKTDKETISVHLGPDWYISRLDTKIEKGDTIEVKGSRVTFADKPAIIASEVKKGDNILVLRDSTGIPVWAGWRR encoded by the coding sequence ATGAAAAAGTTATTTGTTATTATCACAGTGCTTTCAATTGTAACCCTTGGTTTGACCGCTGAATCTTTTGCCCAAAAAGGCGCCATGAAGTGGCAGGGCAGTGGCGGCTGGGGTCCAGGAACACCATACAACAGGATGTATGATCCTACAAAGGTAGAGACACTCTCCGGAACGGTTGAAGCAATCACTCAGGTTTTACCTATGAAGGGAATGCGCTCAGCAGTGGCGCTTACCTTGAAAACCGACAAAGAGACCATTTCAGTTCACCTCGGTCCGGATTGGTATATAAGTCGGCTTGATACAAAGATCGAGAAGGGCGATACCATTGAGGTAAAAGGTTCACGGGTAACATTTGCAGACAAACCCGCCATCATCGCATCGGAAGTAAAGAAAGGCGACAATATTCTGGTCTTGAGGGATAGCACCGGCATACCCGTATGGGCAGGATGGCGGCGGTAA